The [Eubacterium] eligens ATCC 27750 genome segment AAGACATGCATTTTTCTGCACTTTAATCTGTCTGTGATGTTCTTTATTATTATTTAATATTAAGTTAACATATACAGATTACTCTGCTCTTGACATAGCCTGCTCGTAGTCTCTTGTTCCAACCCAGATTTCCTTAGTATATGGACACTTCTTCTGTTCAATAGAGCGCTTGATAATAACCGAAATACATACCACATTCGCTATTATTGCAAGCATTGCAACAACTCCCTGTGCTGTCGGGTTAGCTGTTATACCAAAGTTGGCAATTGCATCTCCTGCACTTGCACCTGTAGTGTGACATGTAATTGCTGCGTTATAAAGATCAAGTGCCTTAACACCAGCCTTAGTTGCTCCACCATATAATGATGGCAATACACTGAATGTATTGCTTAACTGGAATAATGGTAATACCTGTGCAAACATGCACCATGTCGCAAGTGTCATGGCTCTGTTCTGAATCCATCCACCCTTATTCCATAATGCATTAGCAAATGTAGGAGCAAGAAGAAGAGCTACACCACAGTACCATGTATGTGTTGGAAGATTACAATATGTATACTCAAAATTCCAGATGTCATAAGCAACGATAAACCATATTGTCATATCCGGCCAGAGCATATCATCCTTTTTCTTAGATGAGTAAATTCCCCACCAGCCTGTCATACAGAAGATATTAATAAGTCCTGCAATTCCATTAACAATATTCCACCAGCCACCATAAAGGAATACACCTTCATTAGATGCCCACCATGCACCAGAAAAATCTCCAGTAATCTGGTAAGCTCTTATGGCTGATTCAAAATCAGATACTACCGCAATAAGAATATTAATAGCAACAATTACGAATGGCCAAGGTTTAAACCATTCTTTCTTTCCAATTCCCCACTTATACTTAATCATGAGGAAACCGACAACTCCGATATCTGCTGCATAAAGCTTAGCATAATGGAACCATCCGTTCATATACTCATATGTCTGATTGCTGTGACCGCCAAACAGACCTGCCTGAATTGTTATGAAATAGATTGTGAGTACAGCCGGAATGATAACGAATAACACGATACCACCAATCTTAGTACGACGACCTATCTCATTAAGAATTACTAATCCTGCAAACACAAGCACCCAACCCAGTAACTGAGTCATGGCTGTGCTGCCATAAAGTTGAAATAACATTGTTCACGCCTCCAATCGCTTGATTGATTTTATAAGTATTTTACACTTTTTTAATAAATATTTCAAGTAAAAATGATAGTCTATATGGGCTATCCTAAACATTTTAATATCTGCGATTTCTTGTTGTTGACAACTGCAAGGTTTTGCAAGGCCGAACGAATATTTTTCTGAATCACTGCCGCCCTTATTCCTTCGAATGGTTTAAGAAAGCTGTTAATTCCAAGTTCTTTAGCATTCTGTTCCAGTCTTGTAATTGAAGTAAACGCTGCAGACCACTGTGTATTATTAAGTGTCTGTTCTAGTCTTATGAAGTCATAACACGCCATATATTCCCTTACATCCTTTATATATACGGTCATAACAACTTCATTCTCTATATCTTTATCCTTGAATTTTGAATTAGAAATATCTATTCCGAGTCTTCTAAGATTCGCGATTATTTTCATCAATACCTGTTCGCGGGCTGACATACTAACACTTCCCCTCACACTCAGCTTTCTTATATATTCTTGGCAGTACATTATTATGCTTTAGTTTTACTTTTTCCTTCAGGAATAACATATATCCATATAAGTGAACTTACAAACAAAAACATTGGATAAAACAGCTTTGGTAGAATCTGAAATGCTGTAATGCTATATCCAAGCTCTGAAACCGCTGATATGGCAACCAGCATCTGAGCACCATATGGTATTATTCCTTGAAATATACATGAAAATGTATCAAGAAGCGAAGCCGCTTTTCTTGGAGTAATATCATAATCATCAGCCATCTCTTTTGCAATAGGGTTAGCCATTACAATAGCAACTGTATTATTAGCTGTAGCAATATCCATTGTTCCAACTAAAAGTCCCATTCCAAGCTGTCCGCCTTTTTTCCCTTTAAATAATCTTCTTATTCCATTAAGTAAAGCATCAAATCCACCATATTCTTTAATAAGTGAACACATTACAGATACAAGAACTGCAACCATACATGTCTCAAACATTCCTGACGCACCACTTCCCATATTAAGAAGCAGAGTCTCCAATGTAACCTCTCCCATAACAAGCATAATAACTATTCCCGAAATAATACCTGTTATAAGTACAACAAAAACATTTACACCAATAATTCCACCCGCAAGTACAAGCACATATGGAATAATCTGAAAAAGATTATATGAATGTGCAATCTCACCATGAATATCTGTACTAAAAGAAAGCACAAGAATTATAACAAGGGTCACAATTGCTGCCGGAAGTGCTATCCAGAAATTCTCCCTGAACTTGTCTTTCATGGCACAGCCCTGACCATTACAAGCTGCAATAGTAGTATCTGATATAAAAGAAAGATTGTCTCCAAACATTGCACCACCCATGACAGATGCAACACATAATGCCATACTAAATCCTGATGCTTCTGATACCGCAACCGCTATTGGTGTAATAAGTGTTATTGTTCCAACAGATGTACCCATTGCAGTAGATACAAAGCAGGCAACAATAAAAAGTACCGCTACTGCAAACTTTGCAGGAATAATGCTTAACATAAAATAAGCTACACTCTCTGCACTGCTTCTTCCTACAACTCCGACAAATATTCCGGCTGTAATGAATATCAGAAGCATTGTAACAATGTTCCTGTCAGCCAACCCTTTTGCCATTACATCAAGCTTTTCATCAAACTTAAGCTGTGAATTCTGCATGCAC includes the following:
- a CDS encoding DUF5692 family protein, with amino-acid sequence MLFQLYGSTAMTQLLGWVLVFAGLVILNEIGRRTKIGGIVLFVIIPAVLTIYFITIQAGLFGGHSNQTYEYMNGWFHYAKLYAADIGVVGFLMIKYKWGIGKKEWFKPWPFVIVAINILIAVVSDFESAIRAYQITGDFSGAWWASNEGVFLYGGWWNIVNGIAGLINIFCMTGWWGIYSSKKKDDMLWPDMTIWFIVAYDIWNFEYTYCNLPTHTWYCGVALLLAPTFANALWNKGGWIQNRAMTLATWCMFAQVLPLFQLSNTFSVLPSLYGGATKAGVKALDLYNAAITCHTTGASAGDAIANFGITANPTAQGVVAMLAIIANVVCISVIIKRSIEQKKCPYTKEIWVGTRDYEQAMSRAE
- a CDS encoding Na+/H+ antiporter NhaC family protein; the protein is MKKDRNSNPVALVPILVFLVLYLGTGIIFEYVMKIPMGFYNVPIIVAFMAAILVACMQNSQLKFDEKLDVMAKGLADRNIVTMLLIFITAGIFVGVVGRSSAESVAYFMLSIIPAKFAVAVLFIVACFVSTAMGTSVGTITLITPIAVAVSEASGFSMALCVASVMGGAMFGDNLSFISDTTIAACNGQGCAMKDKFRENFWIALPAAIVTLVIILVLSFSTDIHGEIAHSYNLFQIIPYVLVLAGGIIGVNVFVVLITGIISGIVIMLVMGEVTLETLLLNMGSGASGMFETCMVAVLVSVMCSLIKEYGGFDALLNGIRRLFKGKKGGQLGMGLLVGTMDIATANNTVAIVMANPIAKEMADDYDITPRKAASLLDTFSCIFQGIIPYGAQMLVAISAVSELGYSITAFQILPKLFYPMFLFVSSLIWIYVIPEGKSKTKA